The Streptomyces clavuligerus genome includes a region encoding these proteins:
- a CDS encoding helix-turn-helix transcriptional regulator codes for MTDNQLGEFLRARRAAVQPHDVGMPSHGVRRVTGLRREEVAVLAGVNADYYTRLEQGRERHPSAQVVDALSRALLLDTDAQAHLHQLSATAPSQRPLTATDQVAPALRVLLDGYPGTPAFVINPVLDILAANAPAETLYSPFETMDNLARMVFLDPAGRPFHPRWDRTAETVVGHLRQAYGIDPRSPRLRDLVGELSTHSTEFPRLWNTHTVRGKTRENKHFHHPDVGGLTLTHHAFDVRDAPGQQLIIYHAEHRSPSAEALSLLGSVHATANRAHRSAR; via the coding sequence ATGACCGACAACCAACTGGGCGAGTTCCTCCGGGCGCGCCGTGCGGCCGTGCAGCCGCACGACGTCGGGATGCCGAGCCACGGCGTGCGCAGGGTCACCGGGCTGCGCCGCGAAGAGGTCGCCGTCCTGGCAGGGGTGAACGCGGACTACTACACCCGACTGGAGCAGGGCCGCGAACGCCACCCGTCCGCGCAGGTGGTGGATGCGCTCAGCCGAGCGCTGCTGCTGGATACCGACGCCCAGGCGCACCTTCACCAACTGTCCGCAACCGCACCGTCCCAGCGACCCCTCACCGCCACCGACCAGGTCGCCCCCGCCCTGCGCGTCCTGCTGGACGGCTACCCCGGCACTCCGGCGTTCGTCATCAACCCGGTCCTGGACATCCTCGCCGCCAACGCCCCGGCCGAGACCCTGTACTCCCCTTTTGAAACGATGGACAACCTGGCCCGCATGGTCTTCCTCGACCCAGCAGGTCGGCCGTTCCACCCCCGATGGGACCGGACAGCCGAGACGGTGGTGGGGCACCTGCGCCAGGCATACGGCATCGACCCGCGCAGTCCGCGCCTACGGGATCTCGTAGGCGAACTCAGCACGCACAGCACGGAATTCCCCCGGCTGTGGAACACCCACACCGTGCGCGGCAAGACCCGGGAGAACAAGCACTTCCACCACCCGGACGTCGGCGGTCTGACCCTCACCCACCACGCATTCGACGTACGGGACGCCCCCGGCCAGCAGTTAATCATCTACCATGCCGAACACCGCAGCCCCAGCGCCGAGGCACTCAGCCTGCTCGGCTCCGTGCACGCCACAGCGAACCGCGCCCATCGATCCGCCAGGTGA
- a CDS encoding SDR family oxidoreductase: protein MPDQRIKAVAITGASSGIGEATARRLAADGHRLFLGARRTDRLDRLVGEITSGGGTAAVQRLDVTEAADVRDFVAAVEERYGRVDVMVNNAGVMPLSPLAALRTEEWDRMIDVNMRGVLHGISAALPVMRAQGGGHIVNIASVGAHEVSPTAAVYCATKFAVRAISEGLRQESAGDVRVTLVSPGVTESELADGIADPAARAAMRTYRAVALPASAIADAVAYAISQPAHVDVNEIVVRPAASAQ, encoded by the coding sequence ATGCCGGACCAGAGAATCAAGGCCGTTGCGATCACCGGTGCCAGCAGTGGGATCGGCGAGGCGACCGCCCGTCGGCTCGCCGCCGACGGCCACCGCCTGTTCCTGGGAGCACGGCGCACCGACCGGCTGGACCGACTCGTCGGGGAGATCACCTCCGGGGGCGGCACGGCGGCGGTCCAGCGCCTGGACGTGACCGAGGCCGCCGACGTGCGGGACTTCGTGGCAGCGGTCGAGGAGCGATACGGTCGCGTGGACGTGATGGTCAACAACGCCGGGGTGATGCCGCTGTCGCCGTTGGCGGCGCTCAGGACGGAGGAGTGGGACCGCATGATCGACGTGAACATGCGGGGTGTCCTGCACGGTATCTCCGCCGCCTTGCCTGTGATGCGCGCCCAGGGTGGCGGGCATATCGTGAATATCGCCTCCGTCGGCGCCCACGAGGTCTCTCCCACCGCTGCCGTGTACTGCGCCACGAAGTTCGCGGTCCGTGCGATCTCGGAGGGCCTGCGTCAGGAGTCCGCCGGTGACGTCCGGGTCACGCTGGTCTCGCCGGGCGTCACGGAGTCGGAACTCGCTGACGGCATCGCGGACCCGGCCGCCCGGGCGGCCATGCGGACCTATCGCGCCGTGGCTCTGCCGGCGTCCGCGATCGCGGACGCCGTCGCCTACGCGATCTCCCAGCCGGCGCACGTCGACGTGAACGAGATCGTCGTACGACCTGCGGCGAGCGCCCAGTGA
- a CDS encoding nuclear transport factor 2 family protein produces MLPTPALDALTRRVRDLEDRDALHALMIRGWRALDRKDWRAWSACWAEDAVLEFGPWQRIQGRAAIRAKVEEAESPYTSIQHHILNMQVDVAGDRATGIGYMWFVAVTAPGRASAPYSMGGPYDWEFRRDGDGWLLARQRLGILWTDGEDTLRAFEAE; encoded by the coding sequence ATGCTGCCCACCCCCGCTCTGGACGCCCTGACGCGCAGAGTGCGGGACCTGGAGGACCGGGACGCCCTGCACGCCCTCATGATCCGCGGCTGGCGGGCGCTGGACCGCAAGGACTGGCGGGCCTGGTCCGCCTGCTGGGCCGAAGATGCCGTGCTGGAGTTCGGGCCCTGGCAGCGAATCCAGGGAAGGGCGGCCATCCGCGCGAAGGTGGAGGAGGCCGAGTCGCCTTACACGAGTATCCAGCACCATATCCTCAACATGCAGGTGGACGTGGCGGGCGACCGAGCGACCGGCATCGGGTACATGTGGTTCGTCGCCGTCACTGCTCCGGGGAGGGCATCTGCCCCCTATTCCATGGGCGGTCCCTACGACTGGGAGTTCCGCCGTGACGGGGATGGATGGCTCTTGGCCCGGCAGCGGCTCGGGATCTTGTGGACCGACGGCGAGGACACCCTGCGAGCCTTCGAAGCGGAGTGA